From Chromohalobacter canadensis, one genomic window encodes:
- the bioA gene encoding adenosylmethionine--8-amino-7-oxononanoate transaminase: MTSPVWHPYAHLKTQSPAPKVVGGDGPRFTLDTGESLLDATCSWWCMIHGYRHPRLVEAIQRQADALCHVMLGGLTHEPADRLARELVRVTPTGLNHVFFSDSGSVGMEVAMKMAVQYHHLRGKPAKHRMLTLMKAYHGDTAGCMAVCDPEEGMHSLFAGFLPQHHFAPAPTAGFEAGKDEVQADLDALRAVLEAHHEEIGALLMEPLLQAAGGLNMTSPHYLRGARKLCDEFDVLLVFDEVATGFGRTGKMFAADHADVTPDIMVLSKGLTGGYLGHAATLATDRVHDAFIGDSELHAFMHGPTFMGNPLACRVALESLAVFEEDDYLGRIQALNTVLREELMDDAALRAHPDVSDVRVLGATAVIEVHDAEALKGVADFARSRGVWLRPFGRWLYTMPAYITSGDELRRITGAMKRWFFERKTAS; this comes from the coding sequence ATGACATCTCCCGTCTGGCACCCTTACGCTCATCTCAAGACTCAGTCTCCCGCCCCCAAGGTGGTCGGCGGCGACGGTCCGCGCTTCACCCTGGACACCGGCGAGTCGCTGCTCGACGCCACCTGCTCCTGGTGGTGCATGATCCATGGCTATCGACATCCGCGGCTGGTCGAGGCCATCCAGCGCCAGGCCGACGCGCTGTGCCATGTGATGCTCGGCGGCCTGACACACGAGCCGGCCGACCGCCTGGCCCGCGAGCTGGTGCGCGTCACGCCCACCGGCTTGAACCATGTGTTCTTCTCGGACAGCGGCTCGGTGGGCATGGAAGTGGCCATGAAGATGGCCGTGCAGTACCACCATCTGCGCGGCAAGCCGGCCAAGCACCGCATGCTGACGCTGATGAAGGCCTATCACGGCGACACCGCCGGCTGCATGGCGGTGTGCGACCCCGAGGAAGGCATGCACTCGCTGTTCGCGGGCTTCCTGCCGCAGCATCACTTCGCGCCGGCGCCCACCGCCGGTTTCGAGGCCGGCAAGGATGAGGTCCAGGCCGACCTCGATGCCCTGCGCGCCGTGCTCGAGGCCCATCATGAGGAAATCGGTGCCCTGCTAATGGAGCCGCTGCTGCAGGCGGCCGGCGGGCTCAACATGACCTCGCCCCACTACCTGCGTGGCGCACGCAAGCTGTGCGACGAGTTCGACGTGCTGCTGGTTTTCGACGAGGTGGCTACCGGCTTCGGTCGCACCGGCAAGATGTTCGCCGCCGACCACGCCGACGTGACGCCGGACATCATGGTGCTCTCCAAGGGCCTCACCGGCGGCTACCTGGGCCATGCCGCGACGCTCGCCACCGACCGGGTGCACGACGCCTTCATCGGCGACAGCGAGCTTCACGCCTTCATGCATGGCCCGACCTTCATGGGCAATCCGCTGGCCTGCCGCGTCGCGCTGGAGAGCCTGGCAGTGTTCGAGGAGGACGATTACCTGGGCCGCATTCAGGCGCTCAACACCGTGTTGCGCGAGGAACTTATGGATGACGCGGCGCTGCGCGCCCACCCGGACGTGTCCGACGTACGCGTGCTAGGCGCCACCGCAGTGATCGAGGTCCACGATGCCGAGGCACTCAAAGGCGTGGCCGATTTCGCTCGATCCCGGGGCGTGTGGCTGCGTCCCTTCGGTCGCTGGCTGTACACCATGCCGGCCTACATCACCTCAGGGGACGAGTTACGACGCATCACCGGTGCCATGAAACGTTGGTTTTTCGAGCGCAAAACTGCCTCATAA
- the bioD gene encoding dethiobiotin synthase — MTAYFVTGTDTDAGKTLVASGLLALARRRGLSTLGLKPVASGCEPTVDGLRNVDALTLQAQSMPTTPYATINPYTYEPAIAPHLAARRAGEIPTLDALAAHVAGPLSEKRDLTLIEGAGGWRVPLNDDEDLAGLAVRLELPVILVVGLELGCLNHARLSAEAIRADGLRLAGWVGNLINPGLSFDEAADETCYRDNLATLERTLEAPCLGIVPRLAADTPDARARAAADHLTLPTCEESL; from the coding sequence ATGACCGCCTACTTCGTGACCGGCACCGATACCGACGCCGGCAAGACCCTCGTGGCCAGCGGTCTGCTGGCGCTGGCCCGCCGTCGCGGCCTTAGCACCCTGGGGCTAAAGCCCGTGGCCTCCGGCTGCGAGCCCACTGTCGATGGGCTGCGCAACGTCGACGCCCTTACTCTCCAGGCTCAGAGCATGCCGACCACGCCCTACGCCACCATCAACCCCTATACCTATGAACCGGCCATCGCGCCTCATCTGGCCGCCCGTCGGGCCGGCGAGATACCGACCCTTGACGCCCTGGCCGCGCACGTCGCCGGACCGCTGTCCGAGAAACGAGACCTGACGCTGATCGAGGGCGCCGGCGGCTGGCGGGTACCGCTCAACGACGACGAGGATCTCGCCGGACTAGCGGTCCGCCTCGAACTGCCGGTGATCCTGGTCGTCGGGCTCGAGCTCGGCTGCCTGAACCATGCCCGGCTCAGCGCTGAGGCGATCCGCGCCGACGGCCTGCGCCTGGCCGGCTGGGTGGGCAACCTAATCAACCCGGGCCTGTCCTTCGACGAGGCCGCCGACGAGACCTGCTACCGCGACAACCTGGCGACGCTCGAGCGCACCCTGGAAGCGCCCTGCCTCGGCATCGTGCCGCGTCTGGCCGCCGATACGCCGGACGCGCGCGCCCGTGCCGCCGCCGATCACCTTACGCTGCCCACATGCGAGGAATCCCTATGA
- a CDS encoding methyltransferase domain-containing protein, producing the protein MTALPCHGLDARTDARDRDWCARVAHAFSRAAPHYARRATAQHAMGKRLLERLPGHACDVLDLGCGPGDLTAELATHYGTDCTVSGLDLAPGMLAEARRRHPGTIRWICGDAADLPLPSASLDLVISNLAIQWCPDLDSVLTETYRVLRPGGRALLNTLAPGTLAEVGQAWARPALLEFRDAARHRRAAHGAGFHRVEVTARLERFHYPDLSAVMASIKGVGAQVARDGARLSRADVARAAQRFETLRTEDGLPVSYHLLTLDLER; encoded by the coding sequence ATGACCGCTCTGCCATGCCACGGCCTCGACGCGCGCACCGATGCCCGAGATCGCGACTGGTGCGCCCGGGTCGCGCATGCCTTTTCCCGTGCCGCGCCGCATTACGCTCGCCGCGCCACCGCCCAGCACGCCATGGGCAAGCGCCTGCTGGAGCGACTGCCCGGTCACGCTTGCGATGTGCTGGATCTGGGCTGTGGCCCCGGCGACCTGACCGCCGAACTGGCAACGCACTATGGCACCGACTGTACGGTCAGCGGCCTGGACCTGGCCCCGGGCATGCTCGCCGAAGCGCGTCGACGCCATCCCGGCACGATCCGCTGGATATGCGGCGACGCCGCCGACCTGCCGCTGCCGAGTGCGAGCCTCGACCTCGTCATCTCCAATCTGGCAATCCAGTGGTGTCCGGACCTGGACTCAGTGCTCACCGAGACCTACCGAGTGTTGAGGCCGGGCGGCCGTGCGCTGCTCAACACCCTGGCGCCGGGCACGCTGGCCGAGGTGGGCCAGGCCTGGGCACGCCCCGCGCTGCTCGAGTTTCGCGACGCGGCCCGCCACCGCCGCGCCGCCCACGGGGCCGGCTTCCACCGGGTCGAGGTCACGGCACGCCTCGAGCGCTTCCATTACCCCGACCTCTCCGCGGTGATGGCTTCCATCAAGGGCGTGGGCGCCCAGGTGGCGCGCGACGGGGCGCGGCTCTCCCGCGCCGACGTGGCCCGCGCCGCCCAGCGCTTCGAGACGCTTCGTACCGAGGACGGCCTGCCCGTCTCCTATCACCTCCTGACGCTCGATCTGGAACGCTGA
- a CDS encoding alpha/beta fold hydrolase, whose amino-acid sequence MTATPEKRLVLLSGWGCDARLWQALDKHWPDNLEIMSPDWPGYGERTALDDPASLDALAEAMSDDLPSDAVWVGWSLGGLLAGALLDRLPPPRTLVLLGMGERFPHPEGVSEAALAQFRKAFRRDPVATHAHFMRWQLGGEPSPRNAHRRLRSLLGDEANADTATLAAGLAQLAEIDNTQRLCTPPCPVHRLAGEADPLLAPAAREQADYRLPEAGHCPLISQPARLTRALAAIAKAPERSLAEVALESMP is encoded by the coding sequence ATGACTGCCACGCCCGAAAAACGCCTGGTACTGCTCTCCGGCTGGGGCTGCGACGCGCGTCTATGGCAGGCGCTCGATAAGCACTGGCCAGACAACCTCGAGATCATGTCCCCAGACTGGCCCGGTTACGGCGAGCGCACCGCGCTCGACGACCCCGCCTCGCTGGACGCGCTGGCCGAGGCAATGAGCGACGATCTCCCGAGTGACGCCGTCTGGGTCGGTTGGTCGCTCGGCGGCCTGCTGGCCGGGGCCCTGCTCGACCGACTGCCTCCACCCCGCACCCTGGTGCTGCTCGGAATGGGCGAGCGCTTCCCGCATCCCGAGGGCGTCAGCGAGGCCGCCCTGGCCCAGTTTCGCAAGGCCTTCCGGCGCGATCCGGTGGCCACTCACGCCCACTTCATGCGTTGGCAGCTCGGCGGCGAGCCGTCGCCCAGGAATGCACATCGACGCCTACGCAGCCTGCTCGGCGACGAAGCGAACGCCGATACTGCCACTCTGGCCGCGGGCCTCGCGCAGCTCGCGGAGATCGACAATACCCAGCGCCTTTGCACGCCGCCCTGCCCGGTGCATCGGCTGGCCGGCGAGGCCGACCCACTGCTGGCCCCGGCGGCGCGCGAGCAGGCCGATTACCGTCTACCCGAGGCCGGCCACTGCCCGCTTATCAGTCAACCAGCACGGCTCACCCGGGCACTGGCCGCCATCGCCAAGGCGCCCGAACGCTCCCTGGCCGAGGTCGCCCTGGAGTCGATGCCATGA
- the bioF gene encoding 8-amino-7-oxononanoate synthase, with product MHSRTDLWSKRLARAAEQRRSHDGWRQRPTLSDVAPFIDFAGNDYLGLADDPRLAQAQAQAARRLGAGAKASHLVSGHLEIHERLERRLAELTGRPRALLLSTGYMANLGVLQALCDRHTRVFQDRLNHASLIDGARLAEAPSRRFHHRDLDDLERLLARAPDDTPTLVVSDGVFSMDGDVADVGGLAATARRHDAWLMIDDAHGLGVLGEHGDGCVGRAHDHHQVPILVGTLGKALGSAGAFVAGDEMLIDHLIQFARPYVYTTAQPPGVAAATLAALDLLEREPERRARLHERIADFRREALRLGLPLADSRTPIQPIVLGDNARVMRWAQSLARAGLRVGAIRAPTVPKGKARLRITLSAAHDDDALDALLEALADCQREERA from the coding sequence ATGCACTCGCGTACGGATCTCTGGTCGAAGCGGCTGGCGAGGGCCGCGGAACAGCGCCGCTCTCACGATGGTTGGCGGCAACGCCCCACCCTGAGCGATGTCGCGCCTTTCATCGATTTCGCCGGCAACGATTATCTGGGCCTGGCCGACGACCCGCGCCTGGCCCAGGCCCAAGCCCAGGCTGCGAGACGCCTGGGTGCCGGCGCCAAGGCATCACACCTGGTATCCGGACACCTCGAGATCCACGAACGTCTCGAGCGACGCCTGGCCGAGCTGACCGGACGCCCTCGCGCCCTGCTGTTATCCACCGGCTACATGGCCAACCTCGGCGTCCTGCAGGCGCTGTGCGACCGCCATACGCGCGTGTTTCAGGATCGCTTGAACCACGCCTCGCTCATCGATGGCGCAAGGCTGGCCGAAGCCCCCTCGCGGCGTTTCCATCATCGTGACCTCGATGATCTCGAGCGCCTGCTGGCCCGCGCCCCGGACGATACGCCGACACTGGTGGTCAGCGATGGCGTGTTCAGCATGGACGGCGACGTGGCCGACGTGGGAGGGCTTGCCGCGACCGCCCGTCGCCACGACGCCTGGCTGATGATCGACGATGCCCATGGCCTCGGCGTGCTCGGCGAGCATGGCGATGGTTGCGTTGGGCGTGCCCACGACCACCATCAGGTGCCCATTCTGGTCGGCACGCTCGGCAAGGCACTGGGCAGTGCCGGGGCCTTCGTGGCCGGCGACGAGATGCTGATCGATCACCTGATCCAGTTCGCCCGCCCCTACGTCTACACCACCGCCCAGCCACCCGGCGTAGCAGCGGCCACCCTGGCCGCCCTGGACCTCCTCGAGCGGGAGCCCGAGCGCCGCGCCCGGCTGCATGAACGCATCGCCGATTTCCGTCGCGAAGCCTTGAGGCTCGGCTTGCCGCTGGCCGACTCCCGGACCCCCATCCAGCCCATCGTGCTGGGTGACAACGCCCGCGTCATGCGGTGGGCTCAAAGCCTGGCCCGGGCGGGATTACGTGTCGGCGCCATCCGCGCTCCGACCGTGCCGAAAGGCAAGGCGCGGCTGCGTATCACCCTCTCCGCCGCCCACGATGACGACGCCCTGGACGCCCTGCTCGAGGCACTGGCCGACTGCCAGCGGGAGGAACGCGCATGA
- the bioB gene encoding biotin synthase BioB yields MPAQSHDHAWAESSSVSQPTMRHDWSLEEIEALFALPFNDLLFRAQQMHRMHFDPNAVQVSTLLSIKTGACPEDCKYCPQSGHYNTGLGKEKLLEIEKVVEQAKAAKEAGASRFCMGAAWRSPQEKDLRVVMEMVGRVKELGLETCMTLGMVDVDQAKRLAEAGLDYYNHNLDTSPEYYGEIITTRSYADRLDTLANVREAGMKVCSGGILGMGEAPRDRAALLQQLVRLDPHPESVPINMLVKVPGTPMENVEDMDPLEFIRAIAVARILMPKSHVRLSAGREQMDESTQAMAFLAGANSIFYGDTLLTTGNPQVERDRALFDKLGLHPEPIDPNAHDARSDDEQAETALAHAIQRQRDDALFYDAARG; encoded by the coding sequence ATGCCTGCCCAGTCCCACGACCATGCTTGGGCCGAGTCGTCGTCGGTCTCCCAACCGACGATGCGCCACGACTGGTCCCTGGAGGAGATCGAAGCGCTGTTCGCGCTGCCCTTCAACGACCTGCTTTTCCGGGCCCAGCAGATGCACCGTATGCATTTCGATCCCAACGCCGTGCAGGTCTCGACCCTGCTGTCGATCAAGACCGGTGCCTGCCCCGAGGACTGCAAGTACTGCCCGCAATCCGGGCACTACAACACCGGGCTCGGCAAGGAAAAGCTGCTCGAGATCGAGAAGGTAGTGGAGCAGGCCAAGGCCGCCAAAGAAGCCGGCGCCAGCCGCTTCTGCATGGGCGCCGCCTGGCGCAGCCCGCAGGAGAAGGACCTGCGAGTGGTGATGGAGATGGTCGGCCGGGTCAAGGAACTGGGGCTGGAGACCTGCATGACTCTGGGCATGGTCGACGTCGATCAGGCCAAACGACTCGCCGAGGCCGGGCTCGACTATTACAACCACAACCTGGACACCTCGCCGGAATACTACGGCGAGATCATCACGACCCGCTCCTATGCCGACCGCCTGGATACTCTGGCCAACGTGCGCGAAGCGGGCATGAAGGTCTGCTCCGGCGGCATCCTCGGCATGGGCGAGGCGCCTCGCGATCGCGCCGCCCTGCTCCAGCAGCTTGTGCGCCTGGACCCGCATCCCGAGTCGGTGCCGATCAACATGCTGGTCAAGGTGCCGGGCACTCCGATGGAAAACGTCGAGGACATGGACCCGCTGGAGTTCATCCGCGCCATCGCCGTGGCCCGCATCCTGATGCCCAAAAGCCACGTGCGCCTGTCCGCCGGCCGCGAGCAGATGGACGAGTCGACCCAGGCCATGGCCTTCCTGGCCGGCGCCAACTCGATCTTCTACGGCGACACCCTGCTGACCACCGGCAACCCCCAGGTGGAACGCGACCGAGCGCTATTCGACAAGCTCGGCCTGCATCCCGAACCTATCGATCCGAATGCGCATGACGCCCGCAGCGACGATGAACAGGCCGAAACCGCGCTGGCCCATGCCATTCAACGCCAACGCGACGATGCCCTCTTCTACGACGCCGCCCGGGGCTGA
- the recC gene encoding exodeoxyribonuclease V subunit gamma, producing MFSVIHANHLEDLGTLALDVVRRHRQPPLVPETFLVQSNGMAQWLRLTLAEADGIAASVDFPLPSSFVWRAYRAVLGDDIPEQSPFDKTPLAWRLMELLERCLDPEASPGDPTCYAPLRDYLQGEALEASPLPGAAEEARERRRWHLAVRLADLFDQYLIYRPEWIEAWERGENAPTDLPDDQRWQPALWRALIEDAPAVAREHHRARLHRRFLEAARALRERPRDVPPRLFVFGISALPAQTLEALHALSGVVDVFLMIANPCRHYWGDIVSDRDAIKRTGRLSSQARREQEKRHPEAPWLAELDEETLHLHANPLLAGWGTQGRDFIVGLYEFESDRGFDLETDVFRDMAPEQSPTLLQQLQQDVLDLVHPGERARQEGGPRMIAEDDDSLSLVSAHSPLREVEILHDRLLAAFERAEAAGEPLRPRDIIVMVPDIDRYAPCIEAVFGQLPASHPRHIPFTIADQVASEAHPLMVLALLLLELPERRLTVSEVLDALEVPAFRTAFAIDEAELERLRQWLAGSGVRWGLSAEHRASLGFPALGENSWRFGLSRMLLGYAVGDPSISGAQGDSEDSLGRAPSGDFQGIVPYAEVGGLEADLAGRVATLLSTLEQQCAALGERLTPTTWLGRLQTLFAACLHPTTADEHDVMARLDAALARWAQQCRHADFEELVGLGVVRDALRAELDEGGLAQRFLAGKVNFATLMPMRAIPFREVYLLGMNDGDYPRVRQPQDFDLMATRPRPGDRSRRDDDRYLMLEAMLSARAKLTLSWVGHDVRDNTSRPPSVLIGELLDTLEQGWDVPADGAGARDTRLARRLIETHPLQPFSRRYFERDDPRFTYEASWEALYAASDDTPAAATADDEPVPEAALPDEPLSLVDLQRVLRRPWTVYLGRLGIHYVDPHVPDEDNEPFALDGLEDHGLKRELLDGARGGVALASVAERLRLAGRLPTAGFGEALIEPRLARLSRQVESWRRDVAACTATSPFLARFQGGAEGLTLEARLDDVFAAPEEAAAPWCLMTLEPGHYGHLKVEGTGPHRHVGKVHRLYGGYLRWLLANATLEAPCSWTAVFEDRCLSLPGMAAGTARQQLATWLDAWARAYRMPWPAIGEIAQEIWKRAPRETCEALQAGEPLESGLREALIARYETDAYAGPAALRARDGALGQLWPDFAAFEAAGGVAASLTLYAPLLDMLAQVTQRVHGGRA from the coding sequence ATGTTCAGCGTCATACACGCCAATCACCTCGAGGACCTGGGGACGCTCGCGCTTGATGTCGTTCGTCGCCATCGTCAACCGCCGCTGGTGCCGGAAACCTTTCTCGTGCAATCCAACGGCATGGCGCAGTGGTTGCGCTTGACCCTGGCCGAGGCCGACGGCATCGCCGCCTCGGTGGACTTTCCGCTGCCTTCGAGCTTCGTCTGGCGCGCCTATCGTGCGGTACTGGGTGACGATATTCCCGAGCAGTCCCCGTTCGACAAGACACCCCTGGCCTGGCGGCTGATGGAGTTGCTGGAGCGTTGCCTCGATCCCGAGGCGTCTCCCGGTGACCCGACGTGTTACGCGCCGCTGCGCGATTATCTCCAGGGCGAGGCGCTCGAGGCGAGTCCGTTGCCGGGTGCCGCAGAGGAGGCACGCGAACGGCGTCGCTGGCACCTGGCGGTGCGCCTCGCCGATCTCTTCGATCAATACCTGATCTACCGTCCCGAATGGATCGAGGCCTGGGAGAGGGGAGAAAACGCGCCCACGGATCTGCCCGATGATCAACGCTGGCAGCCGGCGCTCTGGCGGGCGCTGATCGAGGACGCCCCGGCCGTCGCGCGCGAGCACCACCGCGCTCGCCTGCATCGGCGCTTTCTCGAGGCCGCCCGGGCCTTGCGCGAGCGGCCTCGCGACGTGCCGCCCCGGCTCTTCGTGTTTGGGATCTCGGCGCTGCCCGCGCAGACGCTGGAAGCCTTGCACGCACTCTCCGGCGTGGTCGATGTGTTCTTGATGATCGCCAACCCCTGCCGTCATTACTGGGGTGACATCGTCTCCGACCGTGACGCCATCAAACGAACCGGACGGCTGTCGTCGCAAGCCCGCCGCGAGCAGGAGAAACGCCACCCCGAGGCGCCGTGGCTGGCCGAGCTCGACGAGGAAACTCTGCACCTGCATGCCAATCCGTTGCTGGCAGGGTGGGGCACGCAGGGACGTGACTTCATCGTGGGTCTGTACGAATTCGAAAGCGACCGTGGGTTCGATCTCGAGACCGACGTCTTCCGCGACATGGCGCCCGAGCAATCGCCGACGCTCCTTCAGCAATTGCAGCAGGACGTGCTCGATCTGGTGCATCCCGGCGAACGCGCCCGCCAGGAAGGTGGCCCACGAATGATCGCCGAGGATGACGATTCGCTGTCCCTGGTCAGCGCTCACTCACCGCTGCGCGAAGTGGAGATCCTGCACGACCGCCTATTGGCGGCCTTCGAGCGTGCCGAGGCGGCGGGCGAGCCGCTGCGTCCCCGCGACATCATTGTCATGGTGCCGGACATCGACCGCTACGCGCCCTGTATCGAGGCGGTCTTCGGCCAGTTGCCGGCGTCGCATCCCCGGCACATCCCCTTCACCATCGCCGACCAGGTGGCCAGCGAGGCACACCCGCTCATGGTCCTGGCGCTGCTGCTGCTCGAGCTACCCGAGCGCCGCCTGACGGTCAGCGAGGTGCTCGATGCCCTGGAAGTGCCCGCCTTCCGCACTGCCTTCGCCATCGACGAGGCCGAGCTCGAGCGGCTCCGCCAATGGCTGGCGGGCAGCGGCGTGCGCTGGGGGCTCAGCGCCGAACATCGTGCTTCTCTGGGGTTCCCGGCGCTGGGCGAGAACAGCTGGCGTTTCGGACTGTCGCGCATGTTGCTGGGCTACGCCGTGGGCGATCCCTCGATCAGCGGGGCACAAGGCGATAGTGAAGACTCACTGGGGCGGGCGCCGTCGGGTGATTTCCAAGGCATCGTGCCGTATGCCGAGGTCGGCGGCCTGGAGGCCGATCTGGCAGGGCGCGTGGCGACGTTGCTGAGCACCCTGGAACAGCAGTGTGCGGCGCTGGGCGAGCGCTTGACGCCGACGACATGGCTGGGCCGTTTGCAGACGCTGTTCGCGGCCTGCCTGCACCCCACCACGGCGGATGAACACGATGTCATGGCGCGTCTCGACGCGGCCCTGGCGCGTTGGGCCCAGCAATGTCGGCATGCCGATTTCGAGGAGCTGGTGGGGCTCGGCGTGGTCCGCGATGCCTTGCGTGCCGAACTGGACGAAGGAGGCCTGGCGCAACGCTTTCTGGCGGGCAAGGTCAATTTCGCCACCTTGATGCCGATGCGGGCCATTCCATTCCGCGAGGTGTACCTGCTGGGCATGAACGACGGCGATTATCCGCGTGTACGTCAGCCCCAGGACTTCGACCTGATGGCCACGCGGCCGCGTCCCGGCGACCGCTCGCGGCGCGACGACGACCGCTATCTGATGCTCGAGGCCATGCTGTCGGCGCGCGCCAAGCTGACGCTTTCCTGGGTGGGGCACGATGTGCGCGATAACACGTCGCGTCCGCCATCGGTGTTGATCGGCGAGTTGCTCGATACCCTCGAGCAGGGCTGGGATGTACCCGCAGACGGCGCCGGCGCTCGCGACACGCGGCTGGCACGCCGCCTGATCGAGACGCATCCGTTGCAGCCCTTCTCGCGTCGCTACTTCGAACGCGACGATCCACGCTTCACCTACGAGGCGAGCTGGGAAGCCTTGTACGCGGCGTCTGACGATACCCCCGCCGCGGCGACGGCGGACGACGAACCGGTGCCGGAGGCGGCCCTGCCCGACGAGCCCTTGTCGCTGGTCGACCTGCAGCGCGTGCTGCGACGACCGTGGACGGTCTATCTGGGACGCCTGGGCATTCATTACGTCGACCCCCACGTTCCCGACGAAGACAACGAACCCTTCGCGCTGGACGGCCTGGAGGATCATGGGCTCAAGCGCGAGTTGCTCGACGGCGCGCGTGGAGGCGTGGCGCTCGCCAGCGTCGCCGAGCGGCTGCGCCTGGCTGGCCGTCTGCCGACGGCGGGCTTCGGCGAGGCCTTGATCGAACCGCGTCTGGCACGTTTGTCGCGCCAGGTGGAGAGTTGGCGTCGCGATGTGGCTGCCTGTACCGCCACGTCGCCGTTCCTCGCTCGCTTTCAGGGAGGCGCGGAGGGACTGACGCTGGAAGCGCGTCTCGACGACGTGTTCGCCGCGCCGGAAGAGGCCGCCGCGCCCTGGTGTCTAATGACGCTGGAGCCCGGGCATTACGGCCACTTGAAGGTCGAGGGCACCGGGCCGCATCGCCACGTTGGCAAGGTGCACCGACTCTACGGCGGGTATCTGCGCTGGCTGCTCGCCAATGCCACGCTGGAGGCGCCCTGCAGTTGGACGGCGGTCTTCGAGGACCGTTGCCTGAGCTTGCCGGGAATGGCCGCCGGCACGGCGCGACAGCAGCTCGCGACCTGGCTGGACGCCTGGGCGCGTGCCTACCGCATGCCCTGGCCGGCGATCGGCGAGATCGCACAAGAGATCTGGAAACGCGCCCCGCGCGAGACCTGCGAGGCCCTGCAGGCTGGGGAGCCACTGGAGAGCGGTCTGCGTGAGGCGCTGATTGCACGTTACGAAACCGATGCCTATGCCGGACCGGCGGCGCTGAGGGCGCGCGACGGCGCTTTGGGGCAGTTGTGGCCCGATTTCGCCGCCTTCGAAGCGGCGGGAGGCGTGGCGGCCTCGCTGACGCTCTATGCGCCATTGCTTGACATGCTGGCGCAGGTAACCCAGCGAGTACATGGAGGACGCGCATGA